A genomic segment from Pyxidicoccus trucidator encodes:
- a CDS encoding lytic transglycosylase domain-containing protein, with the protein MKAPARTGGRSFGTRLFEHLHALSSGCSRLPLLAGVALVVSARVVPLLDQRPAPPVVPEVVAAEHSSPEAALIDAVLARRAPDLGLTLRRQLGQAIAEEARLTKYDPLLILALIDVESDFEEEAISEKGARGLMQIKPSTLHFLAEKAGLRLSREEVTADPALCVRLGIRYLSSLQERFGGDLELALMAYNAGPTRIRTAIKQGELERFRRYPRAVRRDFRRFREGHGLGGDWALAQRELPPEPVQPAP; encoded by the coding sequence GTGAAAGCCCCCGCCCGGACGGGCGGGAGGTCTTTCGGCACGCGGCTCTTCGAACATCTCCACGCCCTGAGCTCTGGCTGCTCCCGGCTCCCGCTGCTGGCGGGGGTGGCGCTCGTCGTGTCCGCGCGGGTGGTGCCGCTGCTGGACCAGCGCCCGGCGCCGCCCGTGGTGCCGGAGGTGGTGGCGGCGGAGCACTCCTCGCCCGAGGCGGCCCTCATCGATGCGGTGCTGGCGCGGCGGGCCCCGGACCTGGGGCTCACCCTGCGCCGGCAGCTCGGGCAGGCCATCGCCGAGGAGGCCCGACTCACGAAGTATGATCCGCTGCTCATCCTGGCCCTCATCGATGTGGAGTCCGACTTCGAGGAGGAGGCCATCTCCGAGAAGGGCGCGCGCGGGCTGATGCAGATCAAGCCGAGCACGCTCCACTTCCTGGCGGAGAAGGCGGGCCTGCGGCTGTCCCGCGAGGAGGTGACGGCGGACCCCGCACTCTGTGTGCGCCTGGGCATCCGCTACCTGAGCTCGCTGCAGGAGCGCTTCGGTGGGGACCTGGAGCTGGCCCTGATGGCCTACAACGCCGGTCCCACCCGCATCCGCACCGCCATCAAACAGGGGGAGCTGGAGCGCTTCCGGCGCTACCCCCGCGCGGTGCGGCGGGACTTCCGGCGCTTCCGCGAAGGCCACGGCCTGGGCGGCGACTGGGCCCTGGCCCAGCGCGAGCTGCCCCCGGAGCCCGTCCAGCCGGCCCCCTGA
- a CDS encoding phasin family protein — MDNKPEAPREKNAVAETFEKLWSQALLAVNTAEEEASRAVQRVAAVAGWSQEEVKRQARDFTERLAGHRKDLEHNVEERVRLALTRLKLPRREELSSFGTRLDRLAERIQELEQRK, encoded by the coding sequence ATGGACAACAAGCCCGAGGCCCCCCGAGAGAAGAACGCCGTCGCGGAGACCTTCGAGAAGCTCTGGAGTCAGGCCCTGCTGGCGGTGAACACGGCGGAGGAGGAAGCCTCCCGCGCCGTGCAGCGCGTGGCGGCGGTGGCCGGCTGGAGCCAGGAAGAGGTGAAGCGGCAGGCGCGTGACTTCACCGAGCGGCTGGCCGGACACCGCAAGGACCTGGAGCACAACGTCGAAGAGCGTGTGCGCCTGGCCCTCACCCGGCTGAAGCTGCCCCGTCGTGAGGAGCTGTCGTCGTTCGGCACGCGGTTGGACCGGCTCGCCGAGCGCATCCAGGAACTGGAGCAGCGCAAGTGA